One genomic window of [Clostridium] scindens ATCC 35704 includes the following:
- the larB gene encoding nickel pincer cofactor biosynthesis protein LarB, which produces METREILERLKKGELSLEEAEGALRRQPFEDLGYAKLDTHRKIRSGFPEVVFCAGKADAHLLAIFGRLYEEEGEVLGTRASREQYELIRSKYAQVQYDETSGILKIEHEGKERAGRISVCTAGTADIPVAEEAAQVAEYFGACVERVYDVGVSGLHRLLARLETIQRANCVIAVAGMEGALASVIGGLVDKPVIAVPTSVGYGASMHGLSALLTMINSCANGISVVNIDNGYGAGYIAAQINRLGLRGRQEEERE; this is translated from the coding sequence ATGGAGACACGCGAGATACTGGAAAGGTTAAAGAAGGGGGAACTGAGCCTTGAGGAAGCAGAAGGCGCCTTGAGACGCCAGCCTTTTGAGGATCTGGGGTATGCCAAGCTAGATACCCACAGGAAGATACGCTCCGGTTTCCCGGAAGTCGTATTTTGTGCCGGAAAAGCAGATGCGCATCTCCTTGCGATCTTTGGCAGGCTGTATGAGGAAGAAGGGGAAGTCCTTGGCACCAGGGCATCCAGGGAACAATATGAACTGATAAGGAGCAAATACGCACAGGTGCAGTATGATGAGACGTCAGGAATACTGAAGATAGAACATGAGGGAAAGGAAAGAGCAGGCCGCATCTCCGTCTGTACGGCAGGCACGGCAGATATTCCGGTAGCGGAGGAAGCGGCCCAGGTGGCCGAATATTTTGGCGCCTGCGTAGAGCGCGTTTACGATGTGGGAGTAAGCGGGCTGCACAGGCTGCTCGCCAGGCTGGAGACCATACAGCGGGCCAATTGCGTGATCGCGGTGGCCGGCATGGAAGGCGCTCTTGCCAGCGTTATCGGAGGCCTGGTGGATAAGCCGGTTATTGCCGTCCCGACTTCGGTTGGCTATGGCGCCAGCATGCATGGACTGTCGGCCCTTCTGACCATGATTAATTCCTGCGCCAATGGCATCTCGGTGGTGAATATTGACAATGGATACGGGGCGGGCTATATTGCGGCCCAGATAAACAGGCTGGGATTAAGAGGAAGGCAGGAAGAGGAAAGGGAATGA
- a CDS encoding helix-turn-helix domain-containing protein, giving the protein MTYHEDLYMIYRDRLRALREDSDLSQKTIADYLGIGQTTYSQYELGKRSMPVEYIIRLCQFYNVSADYMLGLTNEK; this is encoded by the coding sequence ATGACGTATCACGAAGACTTGTATATGATTTATAGAGATCGTCTTAGGGCGCTGCGAGAAGATAGCGATCTTTCACAGAAAACTATCGCGGATTATCTCGGCATTGGTCAGACTACTTATTCCCAATACGAACTTGGCAAACGTTCCATGCCAGTAGAATATATTATCAGACTCTGCCAGTTTTATAACGTTTCCGCAGATTATATGCTTGGTTTAACAAATGAGAAATAA
- a CDS encoding MFS transporter, translating into MEEKRYLKWYNKVGYGSGDIGGNVVFAFLSSFIMIYLTNTVGLKAGVIGSLIAASKVLDGVSDVIFGSMIDRTHTKMGKARPWMFGAYFGCAITLVAAFSVPTTLGKTSQYAWFFITYLLLNAGFYTANNIAYSTLTALVTKNLKERVQMGSIRFMFAFGTSFLIQTITVGLVKQLGGGAEGWRTIAIIYAIIGLISNTLTVFSVKELPEEELRNGEEKSEEEKYSLIESIKMLIHNRYYIVILVVDILRQTYSAIINCGIYYMTYVLGKAELLGTFSGAINLALIIGLAFLPAMVAKYKGYYKLNFSGYLIAAAGRGIVIIAGYMGSVPLMLVGTAIGAIGMAPWQGNLNALVAECSEHTFLQYGKRIDGTMYSCTSMGLKIGSGLGTAIVGWLLDFGGFDGKLAVQSQSCINMLHFMYLWLPMIINILVALLLTQLNVEKANQKLREQKAIEAK; encoded by the coding sequence ATGGAAGAAAAGAGATATTTAAAATGGTATAACAAAGTAGGATATGGCTCCGGCGATATAGGAGGCAATGTGGTATTTGCATTCTTATCTTCGTTTATTATGATTTACCTGACAAATACTGTTGGATTAAAGGCTGGTGTAATTGGTTCGCTGATCGCAGCATCGAAGGTACTCGACGGTGTTTCGGATGTTATTTTTGGTTCAATGATTGACCGTACACATACCAAGATGGGAAAAGCAAGGCCATGGATGTTTGGTGCATATTTTGGATGTGCAATTACACTGGTTGCAGCATTTTCAGTTCCGACTACATTAGGAAAAACTTCTCAGTATGCATGGTTCTTTATTACTTACCTGTTATTAAATGCAGGATTTTATACAGCAAATAATATAGCATATTCCACATTAACAGCACTGGTAACAAAGAATTTAAAAGAACGTGTGCAGATGGGATCTATCCGCTTCATGTTCGCATTTGGTACAAGTTTTCTTATTCAGACAATTACAGTAGGATTGGTTAAGCAACTTGGCGGGGGAGCAGAAGGCTGGAGAACAATCGCAATTATTTATGCGATTATTGGCTTGATTTCTAATACACTGACTGTATTTTCGGTAAAAGAACTTCCAGAGGAAGAACTGAGAAATGGAGAGGAAAAATCCGAAGAAGAAAAATACAGTTTGATTGAATCTATTAAAATGTTAATACATAACAGATATTATATCGTAATTCTTGTTGTTGATATCCTCAGACAGACATATTCGGCAATTATAAACTGTGGAATTTACTATATGACATACGTACTCGGAAAAGCAGAACTGCTCGGAACATTTTCTGGAGCGATAAATCTGGCGCTTATTATAGGTCTTGCGTTTTTACCGGCAATGGTAGCAAAATATAAAGGATATTATAAGTTGAACTTCTCTGGATATTTGATTGCAGCAGCTGGACGTGGAATTGTGATCATTGCAGGATATATGGGAAGTGTTCCTCTTATGCTGGTGGGTACAGCGATTGGAGCGATTGGTATGGCTCCATGGCAGGGAAACTTAAATGCATTAGTAGCTGAGTGCTCTGAACATACATTTTTACAGTATGGAAAGAGAATTGACGGAACGATGTATTCCTGTACTTCTATGGGATTAAAAATTGGTAGTGGACTTGGCACAGCAATTGTGGGATGGTTACTTGACTTTGGTGGTTTCGATGGAAAACTGGCAGTACAGTCACAGTCTTGTATTAATATGCTTCACTTTATGTATCTGTGGCTCCCAATGATTATTAATATTCTGGTAGCTTTACTGCTTACACAATTGAATGTAGAAAAAGCAAATCAAAAATTAAGAGAACAGAAAGCGATAGAAGCAAAATAA